TTAAAATGGATGGCCGTTGAAAACCCCGTAAATCCTGCTCCTACCACAATCAAATCGTAATTGAAAAAATTCTTCTGTTCCCAATAGCTAAACATCTTATCTCAGGTATTTTGATTTATTGAAGAGTTATCTAATTTGGTTCGAAACTAGTGGAATTAAACCCAAAAAACATGAGAAAAATCGATTCATTACTGGAAGAATACGGAGAAAGTCATCAAAATCCGACCAATAAACTGATTCATTGGTTTTGCGTCCCTGCTATTTTTTTCAGCATCGTAGGCCTAATTTTCAGCATTCCCTCTGGCTTTATTGCAGAAATGCTTCCTTTTTTAGAAGGTTTCGCCAATTGGGCAACGATACTCTTGGTGATCGTTTTGATTTATTACCTATCGCTATCTGTTCCCCTTACCCTCGGCATGGCAGTTTTTTCG
Above is a window of Algoriphagus sanaruensis DNA encoding:
- a CDS encoding DUF962 domain-containing protein translates to MRKIDSLLEEYGESHQNPTNKLIHWFCVPAIFFSIVGLIFSIPSGFIAEMLPFLEGFANWATILLVIVLIYYLSLSVPLTLGMAVFSVICLAVANSLQIMLPGRLWLISLAIFVIAWIIQFYGHKVEGKKPSFFKDVQFLLIGPAWLMHFIYKKAGISY